One window of the Candoia aspera isolate rCanAsp1 chromosome 16, rCanAsp1.hap2, whole genome shotgun sequence genome contains the following:
- the MRPL41 gene encoding large ribosomal subunit protein mL41, translated as MGLLGEVTRGLVRGADRMAAWTSKRGPRTFFKSRGCKVFGHITASRKFRLVRDQVPVLVVPDLTGFKLKPYVSYRAPAGSEPALSARALFQQTAAPLIEKDVKDRTFDPAALEKYGFEPSQEHKLFQLFPKNFVR; from the coding sequence ATGGGGCTCCTGGGCGAGGTGACGCGAGGCCTGGTCCGCGGCGCCGACCGCATGGCGGCCTGGACGAGCAAGCGGGGCCCGAGGACCTTCTTCAAGAGCCGCGGCTGCAAGGTCTTCGGCCACATCACCGCCAGCCGCAAGTTCCGCCTGGTGCGCGACCAGGTGCCGGTGCTGGTGGTGCCGGACCTGACCGGGTTCAAGCTGAAGCCCTACGTCTCCTACCGGGCGCCCGCGGGCAGCGAGCCGGCCCTCAGCGCCCGCGCCCTCTTCCAGCAGACCGCCGCGCCGCTGATCGAGAAGGACGTCAAGGACCGCACCTTCGACCCGGCCGCCCTGGAGAAATACGGCTTCGAGCCCAGCCAGGAGCACAAGCTGTTCCAGCTCTTCCCCAAGAACTTCGTGCGCTAG